In the genome of Apostichopus japonicus isolate 1M-3 chromosome 15, ASM3797524v1, whole genome shotgun sequence, one region contains:
- the LOC139981504 gene encoding uncharacterized protein isoform X3, translating into MEKLSSKLPSDGTLCDYNFLQSSMMQVLKHLWIIVTMCILHGTKSVLTDCTSHQNARIGSSWKIDCRLQGDWSEVKYYHDNPVERNLLIMSNQDNEHRFGRDIGTLDIDEDGAMVINNVTIDHISLYTLIYTDRDGHDYQHEFIIIDCPDITVYAHHGSDALINCYFPQSQRVFWYDSTSRNARPIASLEGGRKAGSGVSAGKYDIANNSGLLIRNTTFSDEKTYRVIVIVSNIHTLTTDQEVVIYASVETAVLSVDICEGRNFCLVQLQDPTFFMCRETNTGPHTLLGWTRNTSNGTRLVNTSKSFDGNMYEAFVSTNVNLNSTDRLYVYICNSIIDIPAKPLRQIVVMVEYESKDYITTLLKPTYYMAYDDVRLVCTNENSLFILWKRNHETIGYYHEGKSDVLKPGYELDKDGSLPINKFSYTHEGEYVCIYNNGKVEDVKQHNIKTVVTPINPTPSIVGVGCSEPLNCTFNVTSSGYLTCLIEGVLPIVHPKWIHDEYISSRITFSRPQLIVRNIGSLFNIYLTTYYEITTDQVYESETDEDWQANDVTASCSVNYEVLGQHKTDVTLHLQKRTSAVTEDMIRKNFGANNHWVCVISVSVMAVIMIIAFCFSKWQSKKGDLRQQEYI; encoded by the exons atggAGAAACTATCAAGTAAGCTGCCGTCCGATGGAACTCTATGT GATTACAACTTCCTTCAATCGTCCATGATGCAGGTCTTAAAACATCTATGGATAATCGTCACTATGTGCATTCTACACG GTACTAAAAGTGTTTTGACAGACTGTACAAGTCACCAAAATGCACGAATCGGCAGTAGTTGGAAAATTGACTGCAGGCTACAAGGAGATTGGAGCGAAGTTAAATATTACCACGATAACCCAGTCGAAAGAAATTTACTAATTATGTCTAATCAAG ATAACGAGCATAGATTTGGGCGCGACATCGGCACTCTGGATATTGATGAAGATGGCGCCATGGTTATCAACAATGTTACAATAGATCATATATCTTTGTATACGTTGATTTACACCGACAGAGACGGACATGATTATCAACATGAATTTATCATTATAG ATTGTCCTGACATTACTGTTTACGCCCATCATGGATCCGACGCACTCATAAATTGTTACTTCCCTCAGTCTCAAAGGGTTTTCTGGTACGATTCAACGTCACGTAATGCTCGACCAATCGCAAGTCTTGAAGGAGGCCGGAAGGCGGGGTCAGGAGTCTCTGCTGGGAAATACGATATTGCCAATAACAGTGGTCTGCTGATAAGGAATACTACTTTCAGCGACGAAAAAACATACCGTGTTATAGTTATTGTATCcaatatacatacattaacaACAGATCAGGAAGTCGTTATTTATG CAAGCGTCGAAACAGCGGTATTGTCAGTAGATATTTGCGAGGGAAGAAACTTCTGTTTGGTGCAGCTGCAAGATCCGACATTTTTTATGTGTCGGGAAACAAATACAGGACCTCATACGTTACTGGGCTGGACAAGGAACACATCAAACGGTACACGATTAGTTAATACTTCTAAGTCTTTTGATGGAAACATGTACGAGGCATTCGTATCAACGAATGTAAATCTTAACTCGACAGACCGACTATATGTTTACATCTGTAACTCCATAATAGATATTCCAGCTAAGCCATTAAGACAAATAGTTGTAATGGTCGAATATGAGAGTAAGGACTACATCACTACTCTGTTGAAACCGACATATTATATGGCATATGATGACGTCAGGTTAGTCTGCACCAATGAGAATTCTTTGTTCATATTATGGAAAAGAAACCACGAAACTATTGGATACTATCACGAAGGCAAATCGGATGTATTGAAACCCGGCTACGAGCTTGATAAGGATGGATCGTTGCCCATTAACAAATTCTCATATACACATGAAGGTGAATATGTTTGTATCTACAACAATGGTAAAGTCGAGGACGTAAAGCAACATAATATCAAGACCGTTG TTACACCAATCAATCCTACACCTTCTATCGTTGGCGTTGGGTGCTCAGAACCATTGAATTGCACATTTAATGTAACAAGCAGTGGATATCTGACATGTTTAATAGAGGGCGTTCTACCAATCGTGCATCCGAAATGGATCCACGatgaatatatttcttccaGAATTACTTTCAGTCGACCACAGCTAATAGTGAGAAATATTGGGTCTTTGTTTAACATATACTTGACTACGTACTACGAAATAACGACTGACCAGGTTTATGAAAGTGAGACAGACGAAGACTGGCAGGCTAATGACGTCACAGCGTCCTGCTCTGTGAACTACGAGGTTCTTGGGCAACACAAGACAGACGTTACGCTGCATCTCCAGAAACGTACGTCAG CTGTAACAGAGGATATGATAAGAAAGAACTTTGGAG CAAATAATCACTGGGTGTGTGTCATCTCAGTCAGTGTAATGGCTGTCATTATGATTATTGCTTTTTGCTTTTCAAAATGGCAAAGCAAAAAAGGGGACCTGCGTCAACAAGAATACATCTGA
- the LOC139981504 gene encoding uncharacterized protein isoform X4: MLHEYIGSSSGLPGIIELLVYCSAGVFSFASVLLDYNFLQSSMMQVLKHLWIIVTMCILHGTKSVLTDCTSHQNARIGSSWKIDCRLQGDWSEVKYYHDNPVERNLLIMSNQDNEHRFGRDIGTLDIDEDGAMVINNVTIDHISLYTLIYTDRDGHDYQHEFIIIDCPDITVYAHHGSDALINCYFPQSQRVFWYDSTSRNARPIASLEGGRKAGSGVSAGKYDIANNSGLLIRNTTFSDEKTYRVIVIVSNIHTLTTDQEVVIYASVETAVLSVDICEGRNFCLVQLQDPTFFMCRETNTGPHTLLGWTRNTSNGTRLVNTSKSFDGNMYEAFVSTNVNLNSTDRLYVYICNSIIDIPAKPLRQIVVMVEYESKDYITTLLKPTYYMAYDDVRLVCTNENSLFILWKRNHETIGYYHEGKSDVLKPGYELDKDGSLPINKFSYTHEGEYVCIYNNGKVEDVKQHNIKTVVTPINPTPSIVGVGCSEPLNCTFNVTSSGYLTCLIEGVLPIVHPKWIHDEYISSRITFSRPQLIVRNIGSLFNIYLTTYYEITTDQVYESETDEDWQANDVTASCSVNYEVLGQHKTDVTLHLQKRTSAVTEDMIRKNFGE, from the exons atgctccatgaatatataggatcctcgtcgggGTTGCCGGGGATTATAGAattgttggtgtattgttctgccggtgtattctcttttgcgtccgttctgttg GATTACAACTTCCTTCAATCGTCCATGATGCAGGTCTTAAAACATCTATGGATAATCGTCACTATGTGCATTCTACACG GTACTAAAAGTGTTTTGACAGACTGTACAAGTCACCAAAATGCACGAATCGGCAGTAGTTGGAAAATTGACTGCAGGCTACAAGGAGATTGGAGCGAAGTTAAATATTACCACGATAACCCAGTCGAAAGAAATTTACTAATTATGTCTAATCAAG ATAACGAGCATAGATTTGGGCGCGACATCGGCACTCTGGATATTGATGAAGATGGCGCCATGGTTATCAACAATGTTACAATAGATCATATATCTTTGTATACGTTGATTTACACCGACAGAGACGGACATGATTATCAACATGAATTTATCATTATAG ATTGTCCTGACATTACTGTTTACGCCCATCATGGATCCGACGCACTCATAAATTGTTACTTCCCTCAGTCTCAAAGGGTTTTCTGGTACGATTCAACGTCACGTAATGCTCGACCAATCGCAAGTCTTGAAGGAGGCCGGAAGGCGGGGTCAGGAGTCTCTGCTGGGAAATACGATATTGCCAATAACAGTGGTCTGCTGATAAGGAATACTACTTTCAGCGACGAAAAAACATACCGTGTTATAGTTATTGTATCcaatatacatacattaacaACAGATCAGGAAGTCGTTATTTATG CAAGCGTCGAAACAGCGGTATTGTCAGTAGATATTTGCGAGGGAAGAAACTTCTGTTTGGTGCAGCTGCAAGATCCGACATTTTTTATGTGTCGGGAAACAAATACAGGACCTCATACGTTACTGGGCTGGACAAGGAACACATCAAACGGTACACGATTAGTTAATACTTCTAAGTCTTTTGATGGAAACATGTACGAGGCATTCGTATCAACGAATGTAAATCTTAACTCGACAGACCGACTATATGTTTACATCTGTAACTCCATAATAGATATTCCAGCTAAGCCATTAAGACAAATAGTTGTAATGGTCGAATATGAGAGTAAGGACTACATCACTACTCTGTTGAAACCGACATATTATATGGCATATGATGACGTCAGGTTAGTCTGCACCAATGAGAATTCTTTGTTCATATTATGGAAAAGAAACCACGAAACTATTGGATACTATCACGAAGGCAAATCGGATGTATTGAAACCCGGCTACGAGCTTGATAAGGATGGATCGTTGCCCATTAACAAATTCTCATATACACATGAAGGTGAATATGTTTGTATCTACAACAATGGTAAAGTCGAGGACGTAAAGCAACATAATATCAAGACCGTTG TTACACCAATCAATCCTACACCTTCTATCGTTGGCGTTGGGTGCTCAGAACCATTGAATTGCACATTTAATGTAACAAGCAGTGGATATCTGACATGTTTAATAGAGGGCGTTCTACCAATCGTGCATCCGAAATGGATCCACGatgaatatatttcttccaGAATTACTTTCAGTCGACCACAGCTAATAGTGAGAAATATTGGGTCTTTGTTTAACATATACTTGACTACGTACTACGAAATAACGACTGACCAGGTTTATGAAAGTGAGACAGACGAAGACTGGCAGGCTAATGACGTCACAGCGTCCTGCTCTGTGAACTACGAGGTTCTTGGGCAACACAAGACAGACGTTACGCTGCATCTCCAGAAACGTACGTCAG CTGTAACAGAGGATATGATAAGAAAGAACTTTGGAG AGTGA
- the LOC139981504 gene encoding uncharacterized protein isoform X2, whose product MLHEYIGSSSGLPGIIELLVYCSAGVFSFASVLLDYNFLQSSMMQVLKHLWIIVTMCILHGTKSVLTDCTSHQNARIGSSWKIDCRLQGDWSEVKYYHDNPVERNLLIMSNQDNEHRFGRDIGTLDIDEDGAMVINNVTIDHISLYTLIYTDRDGHDYQHEFIIIDCPDITVYAHHGSDALINCYFPQSQRVFWYDSTSRNARPIASLEGGRKAGSGVSAGKYDIANNSGLLIRNTTFSDEKTYRVIVIVSNIHTLTTDQEVVIYASVETAVLSVDICEGRNFCLVQLQDPTFFMCRETNTGPHTLLGWTRNTSNGTRLVNTSKSFDGNMYEAFVSTNVNLNSTDRLYVYICNSIIDIPAKPLRQIVVMVEYESKDYITTLLKPTYYMAYDDVRLVCTNENSLFILWKRNHETIGYYHEGKSDVLKPGYELDKDGSLPINKFSYTHEGEYVCIYNNGKVEDVKQHNIKTVVTPINPTPSIVGVGCSEPLNCTFNVTSSGYLTCLIEGVLPIVHPKWIHDEYISSRITFSRPQLIVRNIGSLFNIYLTTYYEITTDQVYESETDEDWQANDVTASCSVNYEVLGQHKTDVTLHLQKPVTEDMIRKNFGANNHWVCVISVSVMAVIMIIAFCFSKWQSKKGDLRQQEYI is encoded by the exons atgctccatgaatatataggatcctcgtcgggGTTGCCGGGGATTATAGAattgttggtgtattgttctgccggtgtattctcttttgcgtccgttctgttg GATTACAACTTCCTTCAATCGTCCATGATGCAGGTCTTAAAACATCTATGGATAATCGTCACTATGTGCATTCTACACG GTACTAAAAGTGTTTTGACAGACTGTACAAGTCACCAAAATGCACGAATCGGCAGTAGTTGGAAAATTGACTGCAGGCTACAAGGAGATTGGAGCGAAGTTAAATATTACCACGATAACCCAGTCGAAAGAAATTTACTAATTATGTCTAATCAAG ATAACGAGCATAGATTTGGGCGCGACATCGGCACTCTGGATATTGATGAAGATGGCGCCATGGTTATCAACAATGTTACAATAGATCATATATCTTTGTATACGTTGATTTACACCGACAGAGACGGACATGATTATCAACATGAATTTATCATTATAG ATTGTCCTGACATTACTGTTTACGCCCATCATGGATCCGACGCACTCATAAATTGTTACTTCCCTCAGTCTCAAAGGGTTTTCTGGTACGATTCAACGTCACGTAATGCTCGACCAATCGCAAGTCTTGAAGGAGGCCGGAAGGCGGGGTCAGGAGTCTCTGCTGGGAAATACGATATTGCCAATAACAGTGGTCTGCTGATAAGGAATACTACTTTCAGCGACGAAAAAACATACCGTGTTATAGTTATTGTATCcaatatacatacattaacaACAGATCAGGAAGTCGTTATTTATG CAAGCGTCGAAACAGCGGTATTGTCAGTAGATATTTGCGAGGGAAGAAACTTCTGTTTGGTGCAGCTGCAAGATCCGACATTTTTTATGTGTCGGGAAACAAATACAGGACCTCATACGTTACTGGGCTGGACAAGGAACACATCAAACGGTACACGATTAGTTAATACTTCTAAGTCTTTTGATGGAAACATGTACGAGGCATTCGTATCAACGAATGTAAATCTTAACTCGACAGACCGACTATATGTTTACATCTGTAACTCCATAATAGATATTCCAGCTAAGCCATTAAGACAAATAGTTGTAATGGTCGAATATGAGAGTAAGGACTACATCACTACTCTGTTGAAACCGACATATTATATGGCATATGATGACGTCAGGTTAGTCTGCACCAATGAGAATTCTTTGTTCATATTATGGAAAAGAAACCACGAAACTATTGGATACTATCACGAAGGCAAATCGGATGTATTGAAACCCGGCTACGAGCTTGATAAGGATGGATCGTTGCCCATTAACAAATTCTCATATACACATGAAGGTGAATATGTTTGTATCTACAACAATGGTAAAGTCGAGGACGTAAAGCAACATAATATCAAGACCGTTG TTACACCAATCAATCCTACACCTTCTATCGTTGGCGTTGGGTGCTCAGAACCATTGAATTGCACATTTAATGTAACAAGCAGTGGATATCTGACATGTTTAATAGAGGGCGTTCTACCAATCGTGCATCCGAAATGGATCCACGatgaatatatttcttccaGAATTACTTTCAGTCGACCACAGCTAATAGTGAGAAATATTGGGTCTTTGTTTAACATATACTTGACTACGTACTACGAAATAACGACTGACCAGGTTTATGAAAGTGAGACAGACGAAGACTGGCAGGCTAATGACGTCACAGCGTCCTGCTCTGTGAACTACGAGGTTCTTGGGCAACACAAGACAGACGTTACGCTGCATCTCCAGAAAC CTGTAACAGAGGATATGATAAGAAAGAACTTTGGAG CAAATAATCACTGGGTGTGTGTCATCTCAGTCAGTGTAATGGCTGTCATTATGATTATTGCTTTTTGCTTTTCAAAATGGCAAAGCAAAAAAGGGGACCTGCGTCAACAAGAATACATCTGA
- the LOC139981504 gene encoding uncharacterized protein isoform X7, giving the protein MLHEYIGSSSGLPGIIELLVYCSAGVFSFASVLLDYNFLQSSMMQVLKHLWIIVTMCILHGTKSVLTDCTSHQNARIGSSWKIDCRLQGDWSEVKYYHDNPVERNLLIMSNQDNEHRFGRDIGTLDIDEDGAMVINNVTIDHISLYTLIYTDRDGHDYQHEFIIIDCPDITVYAHHGSDALINCYFPQSQRVFWYDSTSRNARPIASLEGGRKAGSGVSAGKYDIANNSGLLIRNTTFSDEKTYRVIVIVSNIHTLTTDQEVVIYASVETAVLSVDICEGRNFCLVQLQDPTFFMCRETNTGPHTLLGWTRNTSNGTRLVNTSKSFDGNMYEAFVSTNVNLNSTDRLYVYICNSIIDIPAKPLRQIVVMVEYESKDYITTLLKPTYYMAYDDVRLVCTNENSLFILWKRNHETIGYYHEGKSDVLKPGYELDKDGSLPINKFSYTHEGEYVCIYNNGKVEDVKQHNIKTVVTPINPTPSIVGVGCSEPLNCTFNVTSSGYLTCLIEGVLPIVHPKWIHDEYISSRITFSRPQLIVRNIGSLFNIYLTTYYEITTDQVYESETDEDWQANDVTASCSVNYEVLGQHKTDVTLHLQKPVTEDMIRKNFGE; this is encoded by the exons atgctccatgaatatataggatcctcgtcgggGTTGCCGGGGATTATAGAattgttggtgtattgttctgccggtgtattctcttttgcgtccgttctgttg GATTACAACTTCCTTCAATCGTCCATGATGCAGGTCTTAAAACATCTATGGATAATCGTCACTATGTGCATTCTACACG GTACTAAAAGTGTTTTGACAGACTGTACAAGTCACCAAAATGCACGAATCGGCAGTAGTTGGAAAATTGACTGCAGGCTACAAGGAGATTGGAGCGAAGTTAAATATTACCACGATAACCCAGTCGAAAGAAATTTACTAATTATGTCTAATCAAG ATAACGAGCATAGATTTGGGCGCGACATCGGCACTCTGGATATTGATGAAGATGGCGCCATGGTTATCAACAATGTTACAATAGATCATATATCTTTGTATACGTTGATTTACACCGACAGAGACGGACATGATTATCAACATGAATTTATCATTATAG ATTGTCCTGACATTACTGTTTACGCCCATCATGGATCCGACGCACTCATAAATTGTTACTTCCCTCAGTCTCAAAGGGTTTTCTGGTACGATTCAACGTCACGTAATGCTCGACCAATCGCAAGTCTTGAAGGAGGCCGGAAGGCGGGGTCAGGAGTCTCTGCTGGGAAATACGATATTGCCAATAACAGTGGTCTGCTGATAAGGAATACTACTTTCAGCGACGAAAAAACATACCGTGTTATAGTTATTGTATCcaatatacatacattaacaACAGATCAGGAAGTCGTTATTTATG CAAGCGTCGAAACAGCGGTATTGTCAGTAGATATTTGCGAGGGAAGAAACTTCTGTTTGGTGCAGCTGCAAGATCCGACATTTTTTATGTGTCGGGAAACAAATACAGGACCTCATACGTTACTGGGCTGGACAAGGAACACATCAAACGGTACACGATTAGTTAATACTTCTAAGTCTTTTGATGGAAACATGTACGAGGCATTCGTATCAACGAATGTAAATCTTAACTCGACAGACCGACTATATGTTTACATCTGTAACTCCATAATAGATATTCCAGCTAAGCCATTAAGACAAATAGTTGTAATGGTCGAATATGAGAGTAAGGACTACATCACTACTCTGTTGAAACCGACATATTATATGGCATATGATGACGTCAGGTTAGTCTGCACCAATGAGAATTCTTTGTTCATATTATGGAAAAGAAACCACGAAACTATTGGATACTATCACGAAGGCAAATCGGATGTATTGAAACCCGGCTACGAGCTTGATAAGGATGGATCGTTGCCCATTAACAAATTCTCATATACACATGAAGGTGAATATGTTTGTATCTACAACAATGGTAAAGTCGAGGACGTAAAGCAACATAATATCAAGACCGTTG TTACACCAATCAATCCTACACCTTCTATCGTTGGCGTTGGGTGCTCAGAACCATTGAATTGCACATTTAATGTAACAAGCAGTGGATATCTGACATGTTTAATAGAGGGCGTTCTACCAATCGTGCATCCGAAATGGATCCACGatgaatatatttcttccaGAATTACTTTCAGTCGACCACAGCTAATAGTGAGAAATATTGGGTCTTTGTTTAACATATACTTGACTACGTACTACGAAATAACGACTGACCAGGTTTATGAAAGTGAGACAGACGAAGACTGGCAGGCTAATGACGTCACAGCGTCCTGCTCTGTGAACTACGAGGTTCTTGGGCAACACAAGACAGACGTTACGCTGCATCTCCAGAAAC CTGTAACAGAGGATATGATAAGAAAGAACTTTGGAG AGTGA
- the LOC139981504 gene encoding uncharacterized protein isoform X1 gives MLHEYIGSSSGLPGIIELLVYCSAGVFSFASVLLDYNFLQSSMMQVLKHLWIIVTMCILHGTKSVLTDCTSHQNARIGSSWKIDCRLQGDWSEVKYYHDNPVERNLLIMSNQDNEHRFGRDIGTLDIDEDGAMVINNVTIDHISLYTLIYTDRDGHDYQHEFIIIDCPDITVYAHHGSDALINCYFPQSQRVFWYDSTSRNARPIASLEGGRKAGSGVSAGKYDIANNSGLLIRNTTFSDEKTYRVIVIVSNIHTLTTDQEVVIYASVETAVLSVDICEGRNFCLVQLQDPTFFMCRETNTGPHTLLGWTRNTSNGTRLVNTSKSFDGNMYEAFVSTNVNLNSTDRLYVYICNSIIDIPAKPLRQIVVMVEYESKDYITTLLKPTYYMAYDDVRLVCTNENSLFILWKRNHETIGYYHEGKSDVLKPGYELDKDGSLPINKFSYTHEGEYVCIYNNGKVEDVKQHNIKTVVTPINPTPSIVGVGCSEPLNCTFNVTSSGYLTCLIEGVLPIVHPKWIHDEYISSRITFSRPQLIVRNIGSLFNIYLTTYYEITTDQVYESETDEDWQANDVTASCSVNYEVLGQHKTDVTLHLQKRTSAVTEDMIRKNFGANNHWVCVISVSVMAVIMIIAFCFSKWQSKKGDLRQQEYI, from the exons atgctccatgaatatataggatcctcgtcgggGTTGCCGGGGATTATAGAattgttggtgtattgttctgccggtgtattctcttttgcgtccgttctgttg GATTACAACTTCCTTCAATCGTCCATGATGCAGGTCTTAAAACATCTATGGATAATCGTCACTATGTGCATTCTACACG GTACTAAAAGTGTTTTGACAGACTGTACAAGTCACCAAAATGCACGAATCGGCAGTAGTTGGAAAATTGACTGCAGGCTACAAGGAGATTGGAGCGAAGTTAAATATTACCACGATAACCCAGTCGAAAGAAATTTACTAATTATGTCTAATCAAG ATAACGAGCATAGATTTGGGCGCGACATCGGCACTCTGGATATTGATGAAGATGGCGCCATGGTTATCAACAATGTTACAATAGATCATATATCTTTGTATACGTTGATTTACACCGACAGAGACGGACATGATTATCAACATGAATTTATCATTATAG ATTGTCCTGACATTACTGTTTACGCCCATCATGGATCCGACGCACTCATAAATTGTTACTTCCCTCAGTCTCAAAGGGTTTTCTGGTACGATTCAACGTCACGTAATGCTCGACCAATCGCAAGTCTTGAAGGAGGCCGGAAGGCGGGGTCAGGAGTCTCTGCTGGGAAATACGATATTGCCAATAACAGTGGTCTGCTGATAAGGAATACTACTTTCAGCGACGAAAAAACATACCGTGTTATAGTTATTGTATCcaatatacatacattaacaACAGATCAGGAAGTCGTTATTTATG CAAGCGTCGAAACAGCGGTATTGTCAGTAGATATTTGCGAGGGAAGAAACTTCTGTTTGGTGCAGCTGCAAGATCCGACATTTTTTATGTGTCGGGAAACAAATACAGGACCTCATACGTTACTGGGCTGGACAAGGAACACATCAAACGGTACACGATTAGTTAATACTTCTAAGTCTTTTGATGGAAACATGTACGAGGCATTCGTATCAACGAATGTAAATCTTAACTCGACAGACCGACTATATGTTTACATCTGTAACTCCATAATAGATATTCCAGCTAAGCCATTAAGACAAATAGTTGTAATGGTCGAATATGAGAGTAAGGACTACATCACTACTCTGTTGAAACCGACATATTATATGGCATATGATGACGTCAGGTTAGTCTGCACCAATGAGAATTCTTTGTTCATATTATGGAAAAGAAACCACGAAACTATTGGATACTATCACGAAGGCAAATCGGATGTATTGAAACCCGGCTACGAGCTTGATAAGGATGGATCGTTGCCCATTAACAAATTCTCATATACACATGAAGGTGAATATGTTTGTATCTACAACAATGGTAAAGTCGAGGACGTAAAGCAACATAATATCAAGACCGTTG TTACACCAATCAATCCTACACCTTCTATCGTTGGCGTTGGGTGCTCAGAACCATTGAATTGCACATTTAATGTAACAAGCAGTGGATATCTGACATGTTTAATAGAGGGCGTTCTACCAATCGTGCATCCGAAATGGATCCACGatgaatatatttcttccaGAATTACTTTCAGTCGACCACAGCTAATAGTGAGAAATATTGGGTCTTTGTTTAACATATACTTGACTACGTACTACGAAATAACGACTGACCAGGTTTATGAAAGTGAGACAGACGAAGACTGGCAGGCTAATGACGTCACAGCGTCCTGCTCTGTGAACTACGAGGTTCTTGGGCAACACAAGACAGACGTTACGCTGCATCTCCAGAAACGTACGTCAG CTGTAACAGAGGATATGATAAGAAAGAACTTTGGAG CAAATAATCACTGGGTGTGTGTCATCTCAGTCAGTGTAATGGCTGTCATTATGATTATTGCTTTTTGCTTTTCAAAATGGCAAAGCAAAAAAGGGGACCTGCGTCAACAAGAATACATCTGA